A single region of the Dryobates pubescens isolate bDryPub1 chromosome 11, bDryPub1.pri, whole genome shotgun sequence genome encodes:
- the KANK4 gene encoding KN motif and ankyrin repeat domain-containing protein 4 isoform X1 → MEKTDADGQPPKPDGEREQPRSLPYSVETPYGFHLDLDFLKYVDDIEKGNTIRRIHIHRKAKQPKFSTLPRNFSLPENGSRGCTSAPSKSWTATCSFPQRKASLGSEETPHPLPPSEAALPVADEPSYRRKALLAETQRQVELGRPQLLRASSMPAALLPGQPLPGDGRVPSPLRPPPQHCHDQVSFSSKSTFHPTVRSPSSNGSVLHLPQEMSFQQDASLGQKEHPDGGSPGLGQMQPPWQSQHPTAPQLQVVMESRGEEGDAIDDSGCSTLAGSEQASLAALQLAEENMNPGEKDLSVSEIAPKVLKKSEEGSVQAGENKESCVAQPHVAGEPGGVAVLKQHIAALEEQLGKKKEELEQIKAVLEQQDQEIKEKEKSIKLLASSKAQLEEKLLWESSTEGKLPSRQSRGALECHDAAVNTDLLQVTGARQVHDKGINVNIPVPTKSVGCSIQRTDNMNTQTGELGTWRDLPDAPASVIGVGPGHLGDANIESGLPTLCFTQLKAAERLSDDNQNHRSDCCAQSLAAHPGPAESYQATRNSSGRGENKAGSGEDKPPDGLEKEGPHDHEDLPAVDPIGQYVKKIQELLQEQWLCLEHGYPELASAIKQPASKLSSIQNQLVNSLNSLLSAYSTRGSADKENSNTHYQQLETSPTTSLKSIMKKKGYGFRAGGNETKKNLQFVGVNGGYETTSSEDTSCEDSQSDGDTESETERRLDDLEPTQVEAGGESKEASSGTSSQEKCKDDGLQKPSTEAAPCTQHKADRCKPSEAFLANCQLLSKHLSEIRTTSDKHLRHILNTVCQEWFRVSSHKNSSTEVVAEYLKELGAIQPQILDMVVNLADRNGNTALHYSVSHSNFPIAKLLLDTGVCCLDLQNRAGYTAVMLTPLAAAETAEDMEVVMKLLKEGDVNLRAAQGGQTALMLGVSHERDDMVRALLSCQADVNLQDEEGTTALMVACRQGNADIVKLLLAQPGCQVMLTDNVRLSHSSPALFSRPFTSFVALLCSGSMSFLQ, encoded by the exons ATGGAGAAGACAGATG CAGATGGCCAGCCACCCAAACCTGACGGGGAGAGGGAGCAGCCCCGCAGCCTCCCCTATTCTGTGGAGACACCCTACGGCTTTCACTTGGACCTGGACTTCCTGAAGTACGTGGATGACATCGAGAAAGGGAACACCATCAGAAGGATTCACATCCACCGGAAAGCCAAACAGCCCAAGTTCAGCACCCTGCCCCGAAACTTCAGCCTGCCCGAGAATGGCTCCCGTGGCtgcacatctgctcccagcaagAGCTGGACGGCCacctgctccttcccccagcGAAAGGCATCACTGGGGTCAGAGGAgaccccccatcccctcccgcCCAGCGAGGCAGCCCTTCCTGTGGCCGATGAGCCGAGTTACCGGAGAAAAGCACTTCTGGCAGAGACACAGCGGCAGGTGGAGCTGGGGCGGCCACAGCTGCTGCGAGCCTCCAGCATGCCGGCTGCATTGctacctgggcagcccctgccaggggatGGGAGGGTGCCCTCACCTCTCCGtccacctccccagcactgccatgacCAGGTCAGCTTCAGCTCCAAAAGCACATTTCACCCCACAGTGCGTTCACCCAGCTCCAATGGCAGTGTGTTACATCTCCCCCAGGAGATGAGCTTCCAGCAAGATGCCTCCTTGGGGCAGAAGGAGCATCCTGATGGAGgaagcccagggctgggacagatgcagcccccctggcagagccagcatcccacagcaccacagctgcaggtgGTGATGGAGAGCAGAGGTGAGGAGGGTGATGCCATCGATGACAGTGGTTGCTCCACCTTGGCTGGGAGTGAACAAGCCTcactggctgccctccagcttgCAGAGGAGAACATGAACCCTGGGGAAAAGGATTTAAGTGTGAGTGAAATAGCTCCAAAAGTGCTGAAGAAATCTGAGGAGGGGAGtgtccaggctggagagaaCAAGGAGAGCTGTGTTGCTCAGCCTCATGTTGCTGGAGAGCCCGGTGGGGTTGCCGTGCTGAAGCAGCACATTGCTgctctggaggagcagctgggcaagAAGAAGGAAGAGCTAGAGCAGatcaaggctgtgctggagcagcaggatcaGGAGatcaaggaaaaggaaaaaagcattAAGTTACTGGccagctccaaagctcagctggaagagaagctgctttgggaaagcagcacagagggcaAGTTGCCATCCAGGCAGAGTAGGGGAGCTTTGGAGTGCCACGATGCTGCAGTGAACACCGACCTCTTGCAGGTAACTGGGGCCAGGCAAGTCCATGATAAAGGCATCAACGTGAATATTCCAGTCCCCACCAAATCTGTGGGGTGCAGCATCCAGAGAACAGACAACATGAACACACAGACCGGGGAGCTGGGTACTTGGAGAGATCTGCCAGATGCTCCTGCCAGTGTCATTGGGGTGGGACCTGGACATTTGGGTGATGCCAACATTGAGTCTGGACTTCCCACACTGTGCTTTACCCAGCTGAAGGCTGCCGAGCGTCTCAGCGATGACAATCAGAACCACAGGAGTGACTGCTGTGCCCAGAGCCTTGCCGCGCACCCCGGGCCTGCAGAAAGCTATCAGGCAACAAGAAACAGCTCAGGCAggggagaaaacaaagcaggcTCTGGAGAAGATAAACCTCCAGATGGGCTAGAAAAGGAAGGTCCCCATGACCACGAGGATCTCCCTGCTGTTGACCCCATTGGCCAATATGTAAAAAAAATCCAGGAGCTTCTGCAGGAGCAGTGGCTGTGTTTGGAGCATGGCTACCCTGAGTTAGCGAGTGCCATCAAGCAGCCGGCCTCCAAGCTCAGCTCCATCCAGAACCAGTTAGTTAATTCCTTAAACTCGCTGCTCTCTGCCTACTCTACGCGAGGGTCCGCCGATAAGGAGAACTCCAACACACACTATCAACAGTTGG AAACCTCTCCAACTACAAGTCTTAAATCTATCATGAAAAAGAAAGGTTATGGTTTCCGTGCAGGAGGCAATGAGACCAAAAAGAATCTTCAGTTTGTTGGGGTAAATGGTGG CTATGAAACAACTTCAAGTGAAGACACAAGTTGTGAGGACAGCCAGTCGGATGGTGACACCGAGAGTGAGACGGAAAGAAGACTCGATGACTTGGAGCCCACACAGGTGGAAGCTGGAGGTGAAAGCAAGGAGGCTTCCTCAGGGACCTCCTCGCAGGAGAAATGCAAGGATGATGGCCTTCAGAAACCATCGACAGAAGCAGCACCTTGCACTCAGCACAAGGCTGACAG ATGCAAACCCTCTGAAGCTTTCCTTGCCAactgccagctcctcagcaagCACCTCTCAGAAATCAGGACCACAAGTGACAAGCATCTg CGGCACATCCTGAACACTGTCTGCCAGGAGTGGTTCCGGGTGTCCAGCCACAAGAATTCCAGCACAGAGGTGGTCGCAGAGTATCTCAAGGAGCTGGGGGCCATCCAGCCCCAGATCCTGGACATGGTGGTGAACCTGGCTGACAGGAACGGCAATACAGCTCTTCACTACAGTGTTTCCCACTCCAACTTCCCAATTGCAaagctcctgctggacacag GTGTATGCTGCCTGGACTTGCAGAACCGCGCCGGCTACACGGCAGTGATGCTCACCccactggcagctgctgagacagctgaggacatggaggtggtgatgaagctgctgaaggagggGGATGTCAACCTGCGAGCAGCACAG GGGGGCCAGACTGCGCTGATGCTGGGGGTCAGCCACGAGCGGGATGACATGGTGCGAGCTCTTCTCTCCTGCCAGGCCGATGTCAACCTGCAGGACGAGGAGGGGACGACGGCACTGATGGtagcctgcaggcagggcaatGCCGACATCGTCAAGCTCctcttggcacagcctggctgccaggtcATGCTGACAGACAATGTAAggctcagccactcctcaccagccctgttctccagacccttcaccagctttgttgcccttctttgttcaggctcaatgtccttcttgcagtga
- the KANK4 gene encoding KN motif and ankyrin repeat domain-containing protein 4 isoform X2: protein MEKTDDGQPPKPDGEREQPRSLPYSVETPYGFHLDLDFLKYVDDIEKGNTIRRIHIHRKAKQPKFSTLPRNFSLPENGSRGCTSAPSKSWTATCSFPQRKASLGSEETPHPLPPSEAALPVADEPSYRRKALLAETQRQVELGRPQLLRASSMPAALLPGQPLPGDGRVPSPLRPPPQHCHDQVSFSSKSTFHPTVRSPSSNGSVLHLPQEMSFQQDASLGQKEHPDGGSPGLGQMQPPWQSQHPTAPQLQVVMESRGEEGDAIDDSGCSTLAGSEQASLAALQLAEENMNPGEKDLSVSEIAPKVLKKSEEGSVQAGENKESCVAQPHVAGEPGGVAVLKQHIAALEEQLGKKKEELEQIKAVLEQQDQEIKEKEKSIKLLASSKAQLEEKLLWESSTEGKLPSRQSRGALECHDAAVNTDLLQVTGARQVHDKGINVNIPVPTKSVGCSIQRTDNMNTQTGELGTWRDLPDAPASVIGVGPGHLGDANIESGLPTLCFTQLKAAERLSDDNQNHRSDCCAQSLAAHPGPAESYQATRNSSGRGENKAGSGEDKPPDGLEKEGPHDHEDLPAVDPIGQYVKKIQELLQEQWLCLEHGYPELASAIKQPASKLSSIQNQLVNSLNSLLSAYSTRGSADKENSNTHYQQLETSPTTSLKSIMKKKGYGFRAGGNETKKNLQFVGVNGGYETTSSEDTSCEDSQSDGDTESETERRLDDLEPTQVEAGGESKEASSGTSSQEKCKDDGLQKPSTEAAPCTQHKADRCKPSEAFLANCQLLSKHLSEIRTTSDKHLRHILNTVCQEWFRVSSHKNSSTEVVAEYLKELGAIQPQILDMVVNLADRNGNTALHYSVSHSNFPIAKLLLDTGVCCLDLQNRAGYTAVMLTPLAAAETAEDMEVVMKLLKEGDVNLRAAQGGQTALMLGVSHERDDMVRALLSCQADVNLQDEEGTTALMVACRQGNADIVKLLLAQPGCQVMLTDNVRLSHSSPALFSRPFTSFVALLCSGSMSFLQ from the exons ATGGAGAAGACAGATG ATGGCCAGCCACCCAAACCTGACGGGGAGAGGGAGCAGCCCCGCAGCCTCCCCTATTCTGTGGAGACACCCTACGGCTTTCACTTGGACCTGGACTTCCTGAAGTACGTGGATGACATCGAGAAAGGGAACACCATCAGAAGGATTCACATCCACCGGAAAGCCAAACAGCCCAAGTTCAGCACCCTGCCCCGAAACTTCAGCCTGCCCGAGAATGGCTCCCGTGGCtgcacatctgctcccagcaagAGCTGGACGGCCacctgctccttcccccagcGAAAGGCATCACTGGGGTCAGAGGAgaccccccatcccctcccgcCCAGCGAGGCAGCCCTTCCTGTGGCCGATGAGCCGAGTTACCGGAGAAAAGCACTTCTGGCAGAGACACAGCGGCAGGTGGAGCTGGGGCGGCCACAGCTGCTGCGAGCCTCCAGCATGCCGGCTGCATTGctacctgggcagcccctgccaggggatGGGAGGGTGCCCTCACCTCTCCGtccacctccccagcactgccatgacCAGGTCAGCTTCAGCTCCAAAAGCACATTTCACCCCACAGTGCGTTCACCCAGCTCCAATGGCAGTGTGTTACATCTCCCCCAGGAGATGAGCTTCCAGCAAGATGCCTCCTTGGGGCAGAAGGAGCATCCTGATGGAGgaagcccagggctgggacagatgcagcccccctggcagagccagcatcccacagcaccacagctgcaggtgGTGATGGAGAGCAGAGGTGAGGAGGGTGATGCCATCGATGACAGTGGTTGCTCCACCTTGGCTGGGAGTGAACAAGCCTcactggctgccctccagcttgCAGAGGAGAACATGAACCCTGGGGAAAAGGATTTAAGTGTGAGTGAAATAGCTCCAAAAGTGCTGAAGAAATCTGAGGAGGGGAGtgtccaggctggagagaaCAAGGAGAGCTGTGTTGCTCAGCCTCATGTTGCTGGAGAGCCCGGTGGGGTTGCCGTGCTGAAGCAGCACATTGCTgctctggaggagcagctgggcaagAAGAAGGAAGAGCTAGAGCAGatcaaggctgtgctggagcagcaggatcaGGAGatcaaggaaaaggaaaaaagcattAAGTTACTGGccagctccaaagctcagctggaagagaagctgctttgggaaagcagcacagagggcaAGTTGCCATCCAGGCAGAGTAGGGGAGCTTTGGAGTGCCACGATGCTGCAGTGAACACCGACCTCTTGCAGGTAACTGGGGCCAGGCAAGTCCATGATAAAGGCATCAACGTGAATATTCCAGTCCCCACCAAATCTGTGGGGTGCAGCATCCAGAGAACAGACAACATGAACACACAGACCGGGGAGCTGGGTACTTGGAGAGATCTGCCAGATGCTCCTGCCAGTGTCATTGGGGTGGGACCTGGACATTTGGGTGATGCCAACATTGAGTCTGGACTTCCCACACTGTGCTTTACCCAGCTGAAGGCTGCCGAGCGTCTCAGCGATGACAATCAGAACCACAGGAGTGACTGCTGTGCCCAGAGCCTTGCCGCGCACCCCGGGCCTGCAGAAAGCTATCAGGCAACAAGAAACAGCTCAGGCAggggagaaaacaaagcaggcTCTGGAGAAGATAAACCTCCAGATGGGCTAGAAAAGGAAGGTCCCCATGACCACGAGGATCTCCCTGCTGTTGACCCCATTGGCCAATATGTAAAAAAAATCCAGGAGCTTCTGCAGGAGCAGTGGCTGTGTTTGGAGCATGGCTACCCTGAGTTAGCGAGTGCCATCAAGCAGCCGGCCTCCAAGCTCAGCTCCATCCAGAACCAGTTAGTTAATTCCTTAAACTCGCTGCTCTCTGCCTACTCTACGCGAGGGTCCGCCGATAAGGAGAACTCCAACACACACTATCAACAGTTGG AAACCTCTCCAACTACAAGTCTTAAATCTATCATGAAAAAGAAAGGTTATGGTTTCCGTGCAGGAGGCAATGAGACCAAAAAGAATCTTCAGTTTGTTGGGGTAAATGGTGG CTATGAAACAACTTCAAGTGAAGACACAAGTTGTGAGGACAGCCAGTCGGATGGTGACACCGAGAGTGAGACGGAAAGAAGACTCGATGACTTGGAGCCCACACAGGTGGAAGCTGGAGGTGAAAGCAAGGAGGCTTCCTCAGGGACCTCCTCGCAGGAGAAATGCAAGGATGATGGCCTTCAGAAACCATCGACAGAAGCAGCACCTTGCACTCAGCACAAGGCTGACAG ATGCAAACCCTCTGAAGCTTTCCTTGCCAactgccagctcctcagcaagCACCTCTCAGAAATCAGGACCACAAGTGACAAGCATCTg CGGCACATCCTGAACACTGTCTGCCAGGAGTGGTTCCGGGTGTCCAGCCACAAGAATTCCAGCACAGAGGTGGTCGCAGAGTATCTCAAGGAGCTGGGGGCCATCCAGCCCCAGATCCTGGACATGGTGGTGAACCTGGCTGACAGGAACGGCAATACAGCTCTTCACTACAGTGTTTCCCACTCCAACTTCCCAATTGCAaagctcctgctggacacag GTGTATGCTGCCTGGACTTGCAGAACCGCGCCGGCTACACGGCAGTGATGCTCACCccactggcagctgctgagacagctgaggacatggaggtggtgatgaagctgctgaaggagggGGATGTCAACCTGCGAGCAGCACAG GGGGGCCAGACTGCGCTGATGCTGGGGGTCAGCCACGAGCGGGATGACATGGTGCGAGCTCTTCTCTCCTGCCAGGCCGATGTCAACCTGCAGGACGAGGAGGGGACGACGGCACTGATGGtagcctgcaggcagggcaatGCCGACATCGTCAAGCTCctcttggcacagcctggctgccaggtcATGCTGACAGACAATGTAAggctcagccactcctcaccagccctgttctccagacccttcaccagctttgttgcccttctttgttcaggctcaatgtccttcttgcagtga